A segment of the Capsicum annuum cultivar UCD-10X-F1 unplaced genomic scaffold, UCD10Xv1.1 ctg12993, whole genome shotgun sequence genome:
CTAATGAGACATTAAAAATCCTAACAACAACTAATTACATCAAAAGTCCACTCACAAACATTTAAAAAACCTGCTAAAAAAGCAAAATCAAAGAGAGAGCAGTACTAGTAACAATCATCATGTGTCATGTCTGATAATTGTATATTTGATGTCGGGTCAAAACGGATATAAATTATGCCTGATTAGCATCATACCAGCTCATTTTAATACCTAAAACTTTAAAAGTAGAAAAGCACAGAATCCAGAGATGCCGTGAAATTATAGAGAAACTGGGAAGAGGAAGACACGTACCAGAACTATTAGTGAAATTAGCAGTTAAGTCTGAGAAACCAAAATTTTGAGGCATCTCCCCAAGAAATTCAAATGAAGTAGTGTCAGCATCCAGAAGAGGTTCATTAAGAGGTTGCGTGTTAGACTCCACACTACTAAATGACGAAACAGATGCATCACCCATTGCAGAACGTGACTCCAAGTAACTGCCATGAGGACCAAAGGCAAACGGAGAATATCACCATAGACAGGTTCTTTCTTAATAATCCCCCAATATATTGTTTGTCTCAACCCCATGTTAGAGGGCTAGCCCAAAAACATATTAGGAGGAACATCAATTTTTCTGCTTTGAGAAGGAATATCAACTGCTGTTTGTATACAAGAGAGAACATATGAGATGTTGTTACTGAATGCATTGGGTCTATCATCACGTATAGGTTCATGCATTATGCCATTAGTTTTTGCAGCAGTTCCAATATTTTCAGCAGCACCacaagttgaattttgatgcactgcactaaggaaagaaaacttAAACATTAACTTGAGACAACAACACAAGCTTCTCAAATGCAGGTTCTAGCAAGAACAAAGATAACAAACAAATAGAAGGCAATGAAGATAAGGATAAGTCTATATGAGCTTAGGGACAGGCTCCAAACTGAACACAGTGCTCATCATTCTTGTTGCAGATAAGATCAGACAACTTATTATTTTGACGTTAAGAGTTTCTTGTAGAGGGTGCTGAATCCATTTTGCAACTTTGGAGGCCTCGTAAAGCACAGAGAGGCTTATTTTGGTAAAATCATTAGTTATATTCATAAGTATATCTGTTTCAGCATGAATCATCAAAGTAACCGCTCAAAAGTTCATCATTCCTCCGCTGTTGCATGTCATTCTTAATAAACTTTGTTGTCgaatcaaacaaatatgtttttcTCACACAAATAGCCTAGTGCTTTTTGAGGAAAATTGGTGAAGTTCAATGGGTTTTCTATTTTCACACATAAATAGCCCCATTTGTATCCTCGGAGTCTCGGTCCATGCTCCAGTTGAGTCTGACATGAGGGTAGATGAAAGTCCCACATTTATTGGGAATTGATTCACAGTCTACTTACATGAACTTGAAAAATTGTCCCCCCTAGatctagcttttgaggttgagtttggTCTAGATATCATATCTTtaaatggtattagagccaggtacATCCATGTTTGAGCTCCTGGACCACGCTCTTGTTGGGCCTAGGCGTGAAGGTGGTGTTAGAGTGGGTGAAAGTCCCACATTGTTGGGCAGTGAACTGTCGGTCTTCTTATATGGACTTGAGCAATCCTCCCCTCAAgtgctagcttttggggttgagttaggcccaagatcatTTCTTTACACAATCAACCATCTTTTCTTACATTGGAAATGGACAGAGCAACTGTAGAGAATGTTTTCAACCTAAAGGGGATCAGGTGGATAGAACCTAGGAGCATTAAAAAAGTACTAAGTAGCTGGAATGGGGACGTAAATGTAATAAAGGAGGAGAGATGGAAAATTATTCAGCATATATATGGTGGACAATTTGGACAGAAAGAAAAAAGGGTTGTTTTGAGGATGTCCAGAAGATCAACATGAATAGTTTAGcacttctttatttttggtgtaaacacgATGATTAGTTCTAACAGAAGACATCATTGATGTGCTAGACTATTTATAGGCAATagaaagacagagtaagatgtaaTACTTTTTGAAGGGGGACATCATTCTTATTGGCTAGGGATTTGAACAAAgtgttattttccacaatactGGTACCTAGAATTTGTATCAcagaataacaacttcaacttgagttcaagtatgaacaagaacacaatgaagtattaaacaccctcaacacaagatcaaaaagacctttccaagaggtgtatttatttttcagaaaataaagatgaaatagaaatgattaaggccaagtcgtccgagtTCACGGACTTTCCTTGAGGAATAATTCCACTCACTATACCGaagttatggaatcttcctcccaggataaaatggccttcaatccgactatagcggtacctcaaataggcggattctttgaacacactcacggtttgaatgatcacacttagagtatttttatgacaagaagaagaagtttttaatctaaaaatttctgtattttctatctcatAAACCTGTTTATATAGCCACTAGATGCCCCTTTGAAAACATGGCATTGGTTCATATTAGAGGTGTGTGACTCttcctgaaaatgcatgtctattTAGTTAAACAATGCA
Coding sequences within it:
- the LOC124890151 gene encoding uncharacterized protein LOC124890151, which produces MRLFEMMLQKVALFQIVASIIEVHQNSTCGAAENIGTAAKTNGIMHEPIRDDRPNAFSNNISYVLSCIQTAVDIPSQSRKIDVPPNIYLESRSAMGDASVSSFSSVESNTQPLNEPLLDADTTSFEFLGEMPQNFGFSDLTANFTNSS